The following coding sequences are from one Candidatus Zixiibacteriota bacterium window:
- a CDS encoding DUF4139 domain-containing protein: protein MRTMKTFLFLLILPLTLAADEVAVTVYNSNLGVISETRRLAFNQGVDRLAFRDVPTQIDAASVRFELVSPGRQVSILEQNYAFDLVSPQQMYQKYIDKEIELIDKDGRLFAGTLLAYNSGAVTLLEESGRIKIVLLENISEVNFPSLPDGLITRPTLFWVYESDYSGELECRVGYQTGGMSWSAEYVGLLSSDESKLDLSGWASINNSSGKTYSEAKLKLVAGDISRAAPPPRAMTKGMAMAETSMGAGFEEKAFFEYHLYTLPRHATVADKEIKQISLFDPAQTAAEKVFIYRPERHPTNVEVRLKFVNSRSGGLGMPLPGGRIRLFKADDDGSVILLGEDRIKHTPRDEEVTVKVGNAFDVVAEERLMSQTRISAKVEDRQYEIEIRNRKETDITVTVEKRFYGYWEINESNFAYRRKDANTVEFEIPVGAGQTEQLNCLARFTSR from the coding sequence ATGAGAACGATGAAGACATTCCTATTTCTGCTGATCCTGCCGCTTACTTTGGCTGCTGATGAAGTAGCCGTAACGGTGTACAACTCTAACCTTGGTGTCATCAGCGAAACTCGACGGCTGGCCTTCAACCAGGGTGTCGACCGGCTGGCCTTTCGCGATGTGCCCACACAAATCGATGCCGCTTCGGTCAGGTTCGAACTGGTTTCGCCGGGTCGGCAGGTCTCTATCCTTGAACAGAACTATGCCTTTGACTTGGTCAGCCCCCAGCAGATGTACCAGAAGTATATCGACAAGGAAATCGAGTTGATCGACAAAGACGGTCGCCTGTTTGCCGGAACACTCCTGGCCTACAACAGCGGCGCCGTTACGCTGCTGGAGGAATCCGGACGGATCAAAATTGTGCTCCTTGAGAATATCTCCGAGGTTAATTTCCCATCGCTGCCGGACGGCTTGATTACCCGGCCCACCCTGTTCTGGGTGTATGAGTCGGATTACTCCGGCGAGCTTGAATGCCGGGTCGGTTATCAAACGGGTGGCATGAGTTGGAGTGCCGAATATGTCGGACTGCTCTCAAGCGATGAGAGCAAACTGGACCTCTCCGGCTGGGCTTCGATTAACAACAGCTCGGGAAAGACCTATTCGGAGGCCAAACTGAAGCTAGTGGCCGGAGATATCAGTCGAGCGGCCCCGCCACCACGAGCCATGACCAAAGGGATGGCTATGGCTGAGACTTCAATGGGAGCAGGGTTTGAAGAGAAAGCGTTCTTCGAGTACCATCTCTATACACTACCCAGGCATGCGACCGTGGCCGACAAGGAGATAAAACAAATCTCCCTGTTCGATCCGGCGCAGACAGCTGCCGAGAAAGTCTTCATTTATAGACCGGAGCGCCATCCTACCAATGTCGAAGTTAGGCTCAAGTTCGTCAACAGCCGGTCGGGCGGTCTGGGTATGCCGCTGCCGGGGGGCAGGATTCGGCTTTTTAAGGCCGATGACGACGGCTCGGTTATTCTGTTGGGTGAGGATCGAATCAAACACACACCCAGAGATGAAGAAGTGACGGTAAAAGTCGGCAATGCCTTCGACGTGGTTGCTGAGGAGCGGCTGATGAGTCAAACTCGGATCTCGGCCAAAGTGGAAGACAGACAGTACGAAATTGAGATACGCAATCGTAAGGAGACCGATATTACGGTTACTGTCGAAAAGAGGTTTTACGGCTATTGGGAGATCAACGAATCCAACTTTGCCTACAGGCGCAAGGATGCCAACACGGTCGAGTTTGAAATCCCGGTTGGGGCCGGTCAGACTGAACAGTTGAACTGCCTGGCTCGTTTTACCTCAAGATGA
- a CDS encoding tetratricopeptide repeat protein: protein MKQFVKSLVVIGLATFVATSAVEGKKPRKLPVDAYIKSAKIAIISGDIDRYPEAIAMLDSLFLHYGHHAEALNWMGQINVDYVEKTASPVQKKKYIEKMVAYFDSLHLCCDNKDIKKKYRKNCDKYIQSSDSIRVKYWREFYNAGVEQLTVMSELQEEIADADDSTSRSYSEANLKANMDSCVANMELAITIDPTNHQTYIGIGSAYDKGGNPEEALRWQEIGLQKAPQENKASMSLSIGYTYINVDKYCEAIPYLKTYLAENPADTAWLYNLSICHNNCDQYEAAMAVYQQILELDPNHMKVLTGIGRYFNDLGRRASDSSRVYREAGDAAAAESWLAERDVAFDSSRAYFKRAFQTDPTDEFVADMYALISALRLEYQDAAEGYTRLTELQPNNADYWTYLGDIQVRLNEFDQAIHSYEMTVSIQPDKVSIWEQLADLYQNQKMSAKESEARKKVKELKP, encoded by the coding sequence TTGAAGCAGTTTGTTAAATCGTTAGTTGTTATAGGTCTCGCGACTTTCGTGGCCACATCAGCAGTAGAGGGAAAGAAGCCTCGAAAACTGCCGGTAGACGCTTACATAAAGTCGGCCAAAATCGCAATTATCTCCGGTGACATAGATCGCTACCCGGAAGCGATTGCCATGCTGGACTCTCTGTTTTTGCACTACGGCCACCACGCCGAGGCTCTAAACTGGATGGGACAGATCAATGTCGACTATGTCGAGAAGACGGCCAGTCCGGTCCAGAAGAAGAAGTATATCGAGAAGATGGTCGCCTATTTCGACTCGCTGCACCTGTGTTGCGACAATAAGGACATCAAGAAGAAATACCGCAAGAACTGCGACAAGTACATTCAGAGTTCGGACTCGATAAGAGTGAAGTACTGGCGAGAGTTTTACAATGCCGGCGTGGAACAACTGACGGTGATGAGCGAACTGCAAGAGGAGATTGCCGACGCTGATGACTCCACCAGTCGCTCCTATTCCGAAGCCAATCTGAAAGCCAACATGGATTCTTGTGTGGCCAATATGGAACTGGCTATCACTATCGATCCCACCAACCACCAGACCTATATCGGCATCGGCAGCGCTTACGACAAAGGAGGCAACCCCGAAGAGGCGCTCAGGTGGCAGGAGATAGGCCTGCAAAAAGCTCCCCAGGAGAACAAGGCTTCAATGTCTTTATCGATTGGATATACTTATATCAATGTGGACAAGTACTGTGAGGCTATTCCGTACCTGAAAACATACCTGGCTGAAAACCCAGCCGATACCGCCTGGCTTTATAATCTTAGCATCTGCCACAACAATTGCGATCAGTATGAGGCAGCAATGGCAGTTTATCAGCAGATACTGGAACTCGATCCCAACCACATGAAAGTACTCACGGGTATCGGCCGATATTTCAATGATCTGGGCCGTCGCGCCTCGGACTCCTCACGGGTATACCGCGAAGCCGGTGATGCCGCCGCCGCCGAAAGCTGGCTGGCCGAGAGAGACGTTGCCTTTGACTCCTCGCGTGCCTACTTCAAACGAGCCTTTCAGACCGATCCGACCGATGAATTTGTCGCCGATATGTATGCGCTGATAAGCGCTCTTCGTTTGGAATACCAAGATGCCGCCGAGGGATACACCCGACTGACTGAACTGCAACCCAACAATGCCGACTACTGGACATACCTGGGTGACATTCAGGTACGACTGAATGAATTTGATCAGGCCATTCATTCGTATGAGATGACTGTCAGCATTCAACCCGACAAAGTCAGTATATGGGAACAGCTTGCCGACTTGTACCAGAACCAGAAGATGTCGGCCAAGGAATCAGAAGCGCGCAAGAAAGTCAAGGAACTGAAACCGTAA